The following nucleotide sequence is from Dehalogenimonas formicexedens.
CCAGAGCCTGGAGCACAGCCTTCATACGGGAGACGTGCCCCTGGTGGTCGGCGCCCCAGATATTGATGCCGAGGTCGAAGCCGCGCCGGACGAATTTATCATAATGGTAAGCAATATCCGAGGCGAAATAGGTGGGAGTGCCGTCAGTCCGGATGATGACGTTGTCCTTGCTCTCGCCGAGGGCGGTAGAGGTGAACCAGACGGCGCCCTCTTTTTCGGCGACGTAGCCGGCCTTCTTGAGCATTTCGAGGACTCCGGCAAATTCTCCGCTGTCATAGAGACTTTGTTCCGAGAACCAGCGGTCGAAGGTGACGCCGAGCCGGTTGAGATCCGTGCGGATCAGATCAAGCATTTTCCTGAGTCCGACGATGCCCAGTTGCTCGATGGCGTCGTCGGCGGGCATTTCGTGGAAGCGGTCACCTTCTTCCTGCAAGATATCCCGCGCCAGGTCGATCATGTAGTGCCCGAAATAACCTTCAGCGGGCATTTCGGCGTCGATGCCCAACTGCTGAAGGTAACGGGTATAAAGCGAACGTTTGAAGGACATGACCTGGTTGCCGGCGTCGTTTACATAATATTCCTGCTGGACGTCGAACCCGGCGGCTTTAAGCTCCAGCGCAAGGCTGCTGCCCAGTACGGCGCCTCGCCCATGACCGACATGGATGGGGCCGGTGGGGTTGGCCGAAACGTACTCGATCTGGACCTTTTTGCCCTTGCCATGGTCGATGTTGCCATAGCATTCACCGGAGGCGATGACCGCTTCAACCTGTTCGGTAATCCAGGCGTCGGAAAGGGTGAAGTTGAGGAAACCGGGGGGGGCGACAGTGACCGATTTGATCTCGGGGATAGCAGGGATAAAACCGGCGATAATCCCGGCGATATCTATGGGTCTCATACCCGTGGCGCGTGCCATTTTTAAGGGCAGGCCGGATGCGTAGTCGCCGTGCTGCTGGTTCTGGGGGTGTTCTATAAGGATGGCAGGAACCGAAACAGCAGGTAATTTACCCGTTTGCTGGGCTTGGGCGACCGCTTCAGATATGAGAGAAATAATCGAATTCTTAACCGCTAATATTCCGTTCAATTGGCTAACTCCAGGTTTTCGTTTTGAATAGGAAACGATTATAACACAGCTCGCTCAAGACAATGTCAACTGCTAAATACCGGAAATGTCAGGTTGATTCAACCAGACCGGTACGATCGATCCTGATAACCCGGTCATCACCGGTCAGGGGAATACCCCGGCCATCTCGATTGTTGGTCAGGATATATAGCAGGTCATCGGGTCCCGCCACGACGTCTCTTAGCCTGCCGAAGCTTCCGTTCAGATATCTGGTGAGCTTGCCTGTTGAGATATCGTACTTAAACAGGCTTTGGCTCTCCAGTCCGGCAAAATATATTGATCCGGCTACGATCGTCAGCCCAGAAGGAGCCCAGGTTACATTACCGCTGGCAAGAACCGGGCTGGTCATGCCGGGGGCGGTCTGGTCTCCCCTGATCACCGGCCAACCGTAATTCTTTCCGGGCTCGATGAGATTAATCTCATCCTGCGCGCTGGCGCCGTGTTCGGTCTCCCAAAGCCGTCCCTGGTCATCCCAAACCAGCCCTTCCGGATTCCGGTGGCCGTAAGAGTAGATGGCCGAATCGGGGAACGGATTGGATGCCGGGATGGTGCCGTCGTCAGTGAGACGAAGGATTTTCCCGGCAAGGGAATTGAGATCCTGGGCTAAATTTTCATTGCCGGTTTCACCTACACAGATATAGAGCAGACCATCAGGTCCGAATTTAATACGCCCGCCGTCGTGGATGTTGCCGCCCGGGATGCCCTCGATAATAACGGTTCGATCACTGAAGGTCGTCCCGTGGAGGGTATAACGCACAACCC
It contains:
- the argS gene encoding arginine--tRNA ligase, whose product is MNGILAVKNSIISLISEAVAQAQQTGKLPAVSVPAILIEHPQNQQHGDYASGLPLKMARATGMRPIDIAGIIAGFIPAIPEIKSVTVAPPGFLNFTLSDAWITEQVEAVIASGECYGNIDHGKGKKVQIEYVSANPTGPIHVGHGRGAVLGSSLALELKAAGFDVQQEYYVNDAGNQVMSFKRSLYTRYLQQLGIDAEMPAEGYFGHYMIDLARDILQEEGDRFHEMPADDAIEQLGIVGLRKMLDLIRTDLNRLGVTFDRWFSEQSLYDSGEFAGVLEMLKKAGYVAEKEGAVWFTSTALGESKDNVIIRTDGTPTYFASDIAYHYDKFVRRGFDLGINIWGADHQGHVSRMKAVLQALGIDPARLHVIISQLVTLRRGEELVRLSKRTGEIITLSEVLDEVGSDACRFNFLGRSADSQMDFDLELAKKQSSENPVYYVQYAHARICSIIGLARDREIDYTDGDVTKLVEPAELELLRKMLLLPEVIAQVADTFEPHHLAYYAQVLANAFHLFYKDCRVVSADLCLSKARLKLAVAARTVLARTLHLMGMSAPECM
- a CDS encoding PQQ-dependent sugar dehydrogenase produces the protein MSRNRIIIALLIVAALVFSGFLWWNYIGRRTVPPPSASIAENLDIPWEMVFLPDKSILLTERPGTVRFIDSNRNLQNQPIFTITDVAAIGEGGLLGATLHPQFAINGWVYFYYTYQSGTGLANRVVRYTLHGTTFSDRTVIIEGIPGGNIHDGGRIKFGPDGLLYICVGETGNENLAQDLNSLAGKILRLTDDGTIPASNPFPDSAIYSYGHRNPEGLVWDDQGRLWETEHGASAQDEINLIEPGKNYGWPVIRGDQTAPGMTSPVLASGNVTWAPSGLTIVAGSIYFAGLESQSLFKYDISTGKLTRYLNGSFGRLRDVVAGPDDLLYILTNNRDGRGIPLTGDDRVIRIDRTGLVEST